In Actinoplanes derwentensis, the following proteins share a genomic window:
- a CDS encoding IS5 family transposase (programmed frameshift) codes for MSARFELTDAEWVLLQPLLPQNPPRGHRWNDHRTVISGILFRERTGVPWRDLPPRFGNWQTIYQRKRRWALDGTWQHIAERLRLDTDIDDPEWTLGIDSTVVRAHQHAAGARHQPPRPVKTLTATGPATEPEALGRSRGGFGTKLHLAADLHSRPISRSLTAGQRHDRIGYDTVMAGIRIPRRRGRPRTRPTRLLADKAYSVAAIRTGLRRRGITATIPERRDQRKNRLNRGSRGGRPPRFDADRYRQRNTVERAVNKLKQFRAVATRYDKRAFMYLATVDIATIKIWLRDLTKDQQHTT; via the exons ATGAGCGCACGATTTGAACTCACCGACGCCGAGTGGGTTCTGCTCCAGCCGCTGCTGCCGCAGAACCCGCCGCGCGGTCACCGCTGGAACGACCACCGCACCGTCATCTCCGGGATCCTGTTCCGCGAACGCACCGGCGTCCCCTGGCGGGACCTACCACCCCGGTTCGGGAACTGGCAGACCATCTACCAGCGCAAACGGCGATGGGCCCTCGACGGAACCTGGCAACACATCGCTGAACGGCTGCGCCTGGACACCGACATCGACGATCCCGAGTGGACGCTCGGCATCGACTCCACCGTGGTCCGCGCCCACCAGCACGCCGCCGGTGCCCGCCACCAGCCCCCG AGACCAGTCAAAACCCTGACGGCGACCGGCCCCGCTACCGAACCCGAAGCCCTGGGCCGCTCCCGGGGCGGGTTCGGGACCAAGCTGCACCTGGCCGCCGACCTGCACAGCAGACCTATCTCCCGATCGCTGACCGCCGGCCAACGCCACGACCGTATCGGCTACGACACCGTCATGGCCGGCATCCGCATCCCCCGACGCCGCGGCCGGCCCCGGACCAGGCCCACCCGCCTGCTGGCCGACAAGGCGTACTCGGTAGCCGCGATCCGTACCGGCCTGCGCCGACGCGGAATCACCGCGACCATCCCGGAACGCCGTGACCAGCGCAAGAACCGCCTCAACCGCGGCTCCCGCGGCGGCCGGCCACCCCGCTTCGACGCCGACCGGTACCGGCAGCGCAACACCGTCGAACGCGCGGTCAACAAGCTGAAACAGTTCCGTGCCGTCGCCACCCGTTACGACAAGCGGGCCTTCATGTACCTGGCCACCGTCGACATCGCCACCATCAAAATCTGGCTCCGCGACCTCACCAAAGATCAACAACACACGACCTAG
- a CDS encoding MBL fold metallo-hydrolase has protein sequence MSPLAEPVPWPQPLPEASPPAEIAIYHLPTGTYMTRAALAFQGGSFGDKRRFASSAVLVQHPEGDLLIDAGFGADVAAHIAMLPRFVRAPYETGQTVSNQLDAVGYDRRRLLGVLPTHSHWDHVSGIDGLRGTAIWMNAHERRYAASDPDGKVYRSVSEGHRIHEYGFDDRAYLGFASSYDVYGDGSVVIAHAGGHTTGSVIVFVTLPTGKRYAFIGDLTWQIDGIRRRVERPWLMSRLADSDPRQLRQDLGRVIAVERLMQIVPAHDLDSYQGIPLLSVATAGPHRLIQASDRSLSRDRGNRVEPPPATSTTGQ, from the coding sequence ATGTCACCTCTCGCTGAACCTGTTCCGTGGCCGCAGCCGTTGCCCGAGGCTTCTCCGCCGGCGGAAATAGCCATCTATCACCTGCCCACTGGGACCTATATGACTCGCGCGGCCCTGGCTTTCCAGGGCGGGTCGTTCGGCGACAAGCGGCGCTTCGCCTCGTCGGCGGTGCTGGTGCAGCACCCGGAGGGCGACCTGCTGATCGATGCGGGCTTCGGCGCTGACGTCGCTGCGCACATCGCCATGCTGCCCCGGTTCGTGCGCGCCCCCTATGAAACGGGTCAGACAGTCAGCAATCAGCTGGACGCCGTCGGCTACGACCGCCGCCGGCTGCTCGGTGTGCTACCGACCCACTCGCACTGGGATCACGTCAGTGGAATCGACGGGCTGCGCGGCACTGCCATCTGGATGAACGCGCACGAACGCCGATACGCGGCCAGCGACCCGGACGGCAAGGTCTACCGCAGCGTGTCGGAGGGTCACCGGATCCACGAGTACGGGTTCGACGACCGGGCGTACCTGGGCTTCGCGTCGAGCTACGACGTGTACGGCGACGGCTCGGTGGTCATCGCCCATGCCGGTGGCCACACCACCGGCTCGGTCATTGTCTTCGTCACCCTGCCCACCGGAAAGAGATACGCCTTCATCGGCGACCTCACTTGGCAGATCGACGGTATCCGCCGTCGCGTCGAACGACCCTGGCTGATGAGCAGACTCGCCGACAGCGATCCCAGGCAGCTCCGGCAAGACCTGGGCCGCGTGATCGCCGTCGAGAGGCTGATGCAGATCGTCCCCGCCCACGACCTCGACTCGTACCAGGGAATCCCGCTGCTGTCCGTAGCGACGGCCGGACCGCACCGATTGATCCAGGCGTCGGACCGTTCTCTTTCCCGTGATCGCGGCAACCGTGTTGAGCCTCCACCCGCAACTTCGACGACAGGGCAATGA
- a CDS encoding carboxymuconolactone decarboxylase family protein — protein sequence MSARATAGREVYARNFGTAPAEAERIMNEHAGAAYTLEAFEAAGGPGWQGQNLTDRDRSIAVITALVAQNVTDGRLSTYLSLARRTGLDDEALTELMVLLTAYLGQPYTSLAMEAVRRPVSQGAAITSTERQSEC from the coding sequence ATGAGCGCTCGCGCCACCGCCGGTCGCGAGGTCTACGCCCGCAATTTCGGAACGGCTCCCGCCGAGGCCGAGCGCATCATGAACGAGCACGCCGGAGCCGCGTACACCCTGGAAGCGTTCGAAGCCGCCGGAGGTCCCGGCTGGCAAGGCCAGAACCTGACCGACCGCGACCGCAGTATCGCCGTCATCACCGCGCTCGTCGCCCAGAATGTGACCGATGGTCGCCTGTCGACCTACCTCTCGCTGGCTCGCCGCACCGGTCTGGACGATGAGGCCCTCACCGAACTGATGGTCCTCCTCACTGCCTATCTCGGACAGCCGTACACCTCGCTGGCGATGGAGGCGGTCCGGCGCCCGGTCAGCCAAGGCGCAGCCATCACCTCAACGGAGCGGCAATCCGAATGTTGA
- a CDS encoding MarR family winged helix-turn-helix transcriptional regulator: MTDREAEDPGPRPSLDSEITWLLHRAAQHMHNATGEQAEKHGLVLREYIVLSALDKTPGLTQGELGKSLSLDKTTLMSQLDRLERRGLVVRRNAPTDRRLRIPVITDSGEALRAKVAEASAAVEASVLDGFSQDHIASFRQMLFAIIGDSEDPGSCL; this comes from the coding sequence ATGACGGACCGTGAGGCGGAGGATCCGGGGCCTAGGCCTTCGCTCGATTCCGAGATCACCTGGCTGCTGCACCGGGCGGCTCAGCACATGCACAACGCCACCGGCGAACAGGCCGAGAAACACGGACTCGTCCTGCGCGAGTACATCGTGCTGAGCGCTCTCGACAAGACCCCCGGCCTCACCCAGGGAGAACTCGGCAAATCCCTGAGCTTGGACAAGACCACCCTGATGAGCCAGCTCGACCGGCTGGAACGCAGAGGTCTGGTGGTTCGCCGTAACGCCCCGACCGACCGCCGTCTACGTATCCCGGTGATAACCGACAGCGGTGAAGCACTACGAGCCAAAGTGGCCGAGGCCAGCGCCGCCGTTGAAGCTTCAGTGCTCGATGGTTTCAGCCAGGACCACATCGCGTCCTTCCGCCAGATGCTCTTCGCCATCATCGGCGACAGTGAGGACCCGGGTTCCTGTTTGTGA
- a CDS encoding TraR/DksA family transcriptional regulator, whose translation MGAGTVRDELERLRARAAAEAATLARDLEGLFAASRDSNADDEHDPEGATIGFERAQLTALLTATRDRITEVDEALQRVEAGTYGICEGCGQAIPAQRLAARPFARRCMTCA comes from the coding sequence GTGGGTGCCGGAACCGTGCGGGACGAACTGGAACGCCTGCGGGCCAGGGCCGCAGCCGAAGCGGCGACGCTGGCCCGGGATCTGGAGGGACTGTTCGCGGCATCACGCGACTCGAACGCCGACGACGAGCATGATCCGGAAGGCGCGACGATCGGCTTCGAACGCGCACAGCTGACCGCGCTTCTGACCGCCACCCGAGACCGAATCACCGAGGTCGACGAGGCGCTACAGCGGGTCGAGGCGGGCACTTACGGCATCTGCGAGGGATGCGGCCAGGCGATCCCGGCGCAGCGGCTCGCGGCCCGGCCGTTCGCGCGCCGCTGCATGACTTGCGCATAG
- a CDS encoding YciI family protein, with the protein MEFLCYHRDRAGSLALRQELLEEHWAYMDRYEAELIARGPTFDGGRLSGSLHIVDLPDPAAVRAFAFNEPGYQAGAYRDVLVRRWRNLLGRTMWDFPGGRAGGDRYLVLGFGSGPAADLTVPPERDELIAYGPLLSDDGTAWLGTALLVRASDPDSARALLTRERYADIEVHAWEFGGRR; encoded by the coding sequence GTGGAGTTTCTGTGTTATCACCGTGACCGGGCCGGTTCACTGGCCTTGCGGCAGGAGTTGCTGGAAGAGCATTGGGCCTATATGGATCGGTACGAGGCGGAACTGATCGCTCGTGGGCCGACCTTCGACGGTGGGCGGCTCAGTGGGAGTCTGCACATCGTCGATCTGCCTGATCCGGCCGCTGTCCGGGCTTTCGCCTTCAACGAGCCCGGTTATCAGGCCGGTGCCTATCGGGATGTTCTGGTGCGCCGGTGGCGGAATCTGCTCGGCCGGACCATGTGGGACTTTCCCGGTGGCCGGGCCGGTGGTGATCGGTACCTGGTGCTCGGCTTCGGTTCGGGGCCGGCCGCCGACCTGACCGTGCCGCCGGAGCGGGACGAGCTGATCGCGTACGGGCCGCTGCTGTCCGACGACGGGACGGCGTGGCTGGGTACCGCTCTGCTGGTTCGCGCTTCGGACCCGGACAGTGCTCGTGCGCTGCTGACCCGGGAGCGGTACGCCGATATCGAAGTGCACGCCTGGGAGTTCGGCGGGCGTAGATAG
- a CDS encoding MarR family winged helix-turn-helix transcriptional regulator — MGQGGGRALPTREQLRVWRGYIETAEILRTRLAGRLQGESSLSSGDYQVLLALSEAEQRTLRSSALAVQIGWERSRLSHHLGRMEKRELIRRVSCPDDIHGVDVIMTDSGAEAFRASTVPHLRAIREVFVDALTAEQLAHVEELTVALRRHLDLPD; from the coding sequence ATGGGGCAGGGTGGCGGGCGGGCGTTGCCGACGCGGGAGCAGTTGCGGGTCTGGCGGGGTTACATCGAGACCGCCGAGATCCTGCGTACGCGACTGGCCGGGCGACTGCAGGGTGAGTCGTCGTTGTCGTCGGGGGACTACCAGGTGCTGCTCGCGCTGAGTGAGGCGGAGCAGCGGACGCTGCGGTCGTCGGCGCTCGCCGTGCAGATCGGGTGGGAGCGCAGCCGGCTGTCGCATCATCTGGGGCGGATGGAGAAACGTGAGCTCATCCGGCGGGTCTCGTGTCCCGACGACATCCACGGCGTCGATGTGATCATGACGGATTCGGGTGCGGAGGCGTTCCGGGCCAGCACGGTGCCGCATCTGCGGGCGATTCGTGAGGTGTTCGTCGACGCGCTCACCGCCGAGCAACTCGCCCACGTCGAGGAGCTGACCGTCGCGCTGCGGCGTCATCTCGATCTTCCGGATTGA
- a CDS encoding CE1758 family FMN-dependent luciferase-like monooxygenase has product MQFGIFGVGDIAPDPVTGIPRSEAQRIQDTIRVAKAADELGLDVFAVGEHHNPPFVASSPPALLGYLAAETRQILLSTSITLITTNDPVKIAEDYAFVQHLAQGRLDLMLGRGNTAPVYPWFGQDIRQGIPLALENYHLLHRLWREDVVDWDGRFRTPLQGFTATPRPLDGVPPFVWHGAIRTPEIAEQAAFHGNGYFANHILAPNFHFKPLVDFYRQRFEHYGHGRAADAIVGLGGQAFIARKSQDAYERFRPYFENYPMFRGSRLEQVAEATPLSVGSPQEVIDKTLTFQEGFGDYQRQLWALDLGSMPVEVVLEQVELLATEVVPVLRKEMDSRRAPGVPDAPTHASLVKATYGDGPSRQARPRPNRGDNTSGALPYLDSAA; this is encoded by the coding sequence ATGCAGTTCGGCATCTTCGGCGTCGGCGACATCGCGCCCGACCCGGTCACCGGCATTCCCCGCTCCGAGGCGCAGCGCATCCAGGACACCATCCGGGTCGCGAAAGCCGCCGACGAACTGGGCCTGGACGTGTTCGCGGTCGGCGAGCACCACAACCCGCCGTTCGTGGCGTCCAGCCCGCCCGCTCTGCTCGGCTATCTGGCGGCCGAGACCCGGCAGATCCTGCTGTCCACCTCGATCACGCTGATCACCACCAACGACCCGGTGAAGATCGCTGAGGACTACGCGTTCGTGCAGCACCTGGCCCAAGGCCGGCTGGACCTGATGCTGGGGCGCGGGAACACCGCGCCGGTCTATCCGTGGTTCGGGCAGGACATCCGGCAGGGCATTCCGCTCGCCCTGGAGAACTACCACCTGCTGCACCGGCTGTGGCGCGAGGACGTGGTCGACTGGGACGGGCGTTTCCGCACCCCGTTGCAGGGTTTCACCGCGACCCCGAGGCCGTTGGACGGGGTACCGCCGTTCGTGTGGCACGGGGCGATCCGCACTCCGGAGATCGCTGAGCAGGCCGCGTTCCACGGCAACGGCTACTTCGCGAACCACATCCTGGCGCCGAACTTCCACTTCAAGCCGCTGGTGGACTTCTACCGGCAGCGGTTCGAACACTACGGGCACGGCCGGGCCGCGGACGCGATCGTCGGACTCGGCGGGCAGGCGTTCATCGCCCGGAAGTCGCAGGACGCGTACGAGCGGTTCCGTCCGTACTTCGAGAACTACCCGATGTTCCGGGGCAGCCGCCTGGAACAGGTCGCCGAAGCCACCCCGCTGTCGGTCGGGTCGCCGCAGGAGGTCATCGACAAGACGCTCACCTTCCAGGAAGGGTTCGGGGACTACCAGCGGCAACTGTGGGCACTCGACCTCGGCTCGATGCCGGTGGAGGTCGTCCTGGAACAGGTCGAACTGCTCGCCACCGAGGTCGTGCCGGTGCTGCGCAAGGAGATGGACTCCCGCCGGGCACCCGGCGTTCCGGACGCACCGACCCATGCGTCACTGGTGAAGGCGACGTACGGTGACGGACCGTCGCGGCAGGCCCGGCCCCGTCCCAACCGTGGCGACAACACGTCCGGAGCCCTGCCCTACCTGGACAGTGCCGCATGA
- a CDS encoding GGDEF domain-containing protein — protein MPNPWSRPATPAWMLCLTAGTAAAAGYALLPSDGAWHLVAYPIIALSCVIAVVAGVRRHRPNQPAVWYSFAAGLGAWLANTVIDQLTATAPWSQLSAGFLIAGYPLLGHALFGLIRGRVRSGDRTTGIDAGIVATSLAVLFWTLVAGDDSLSLLQLLVAAGDIALFALISLLVTTPGAHTASYRLLLTALGLTVFSDVLLMIVPFEPGGPADVIFVLANVLSAAAALHPSMRRLTVPLPQPPGFVRPRLALLTAAILLAPIVSLHQGATGRIADDWLPLGVGSIVLFLLVSARMAGLVLRVEQQARHLSVLVNEDPLTGVANRRRWDERLRTAMDRSAATGEPLVVALLDLDHFKRYNDTHGHQAGDELLTDAATAWLSGLRGDDLLARYGGEEFCVMLTGRTVAEALLIVEHLQTLTPDGQTFSAGLTRWDGRQTAQELLEHADRLLYDSKRSGRARVTAGRPLADAA, from the coding sequence GTGCCGAATCCCTGGTCCCGTCCCGCGACACCGGCCTGGATGCTGTGCCTGACCGCCGGAACTGCGGCGGCCGCCGGTTACGCTCTGCTCCCGTCCGATGGGGCATGGCACCTCGTCGCGTACCCGATCATCGCCTTGTCCTGCGTCATCGCCGTGGTGGCCGGGGTTCGCCGGCACCGGCCGAACCAGCCTGCGGTGTGGTACTCGTTCGCCGCCGGGCTCGGGGCGTGGCTGGCGAACACCGTCATCGACCAGCTCACCGCGACCGCACCGTGGTCACAGCTCAGCGCGGGCTTCCTGATCGCCGGTTACCCCCTGTTGGGGCACGCCCTGTTCGGCCTGATCCGCGGGCGGGTCCGCTCCGGCGACCGGACCACCGGCATCGACGCGGGCATCGTCGCTACCAGTCTGGCGGTGCTCTTCTGGACCCTGGTGGCCGGCGATGACTCTCTTTCGCTGCTGCAACTGCTGGTCGCCGCCGGTGACATCGCCCTGTTCGCGCTCATCTCACTCCTGGTCACCACACCGGGAGCACACACGGCCAGTTACCGTCTGCTGCTCACCGCGCTGGGCTTGACGGTCTTCTCCGACGTCCTGCTGATGATCGTGCCGTTCGAGCCGGGTGGCCCCGCCGACGTGATCTTCGTGCTGGCGAACGTGTTGTCCGCGGCGGCCGCCCTTCATCCTTCGATGCGGCGGCTCACGGTTCCCCTCCCCCAACCCCCGGGTTTTGTACGCCCACGCCTGGCCCTGTTGACCGCGGCGATCCTGCTCGCCCCCATCGTCAGCCTCCACCAGGGCGCCACCGGCCGGATCGCCGATGACTGGCTGCCCCTGGGTGTCGGCTCGATCGTGCTGTTCCTGTTGGTCAGCGCCCGGATGGCCGGTCTCGTACTCAGAGTGGAGCAGCAGGCGCGGCACCTGTCGGTGCTGGTCAACGAGGACCCGCTGACCGGGGTGGCCAACCGGCGCCGCTGGGACGAGCGCCTGCGGACCGCCATGGACCGGTCCGCAGCCACCGGTGAGCCGCTGGTGGTCGCACTCCTGGACCTCGACCACTTCAAGCGTTACAACGACACCCATGGTCACCAGGCCGGCGACGAGTTGCTGACCGACGCCGCCACGGCCTGGCTCAGCGGGCTGCGCGGCGACGATCTGCTGGCCCGTTACGGTGGTGAGGAGTTCTGCGTGATGCTGACCGGCCGTACCGTCGCTGAAGCGCTTCTGATCGTCGAACACCTGCAGACGCTCACGCCGGACGGACAGACGTTCTCCGCCGGCCTGACCCGCTGGGACGGCCGGCAGACCGCCCAGGAACTGCTCGAACACGCCGACCGGCTGCTCTACGACAGTAAGCGTTCGGGCCGGGCCCGGGTCACCGCCGGCAGACCACTCGCGGACGCGGCATGA
- a CDS encoding helix-turn-helix domain-containing protein, whose amino-acid sequence MDEVTGGRPWRLVELAHAAAMSRTSFTERFRQAAGVPPLTYLNGWRMLLARRALRERSRSALTRR is encoded by the coding sequence GTGGACGAAGTGACCGGCGGCCGACCCTGGCGACTGGTGGAACTCGCCCACGCGGCGGCGATGTCCCGAACGTCGTTCACCGAACGGTTCCGGCAGGCGGCGGGCGTGCCACCCCTGACATACCTGAACGGCTGGCGCATGCTGCTCGCGCGACGAGCGCTCCGCGAACGTTCAAGGTCGGCGCTGACCCGCCGATGA
- a CDS encoding FAD-binding and (Fe-S)-binding domain-containing protein → MLPDLVDAGFAAIELLDSTSLRVAQRDPKATADLLRLDVDRHAALLVEFQETTAESLADRLAGVVALLDRLPLVTPAALSTDATRRGQLWHIRKGLYTLVAEARPPGTTALLEDVAVPIDRLDATCAGLSRLFTEFGYDDGVIFGHAKDGNIHFMINERFTSVDRYARFTEELVDLVLGQGGTLKAEHGTGRMMAPFVRRQYGDELYSIMQDLKQLVDPRGILNPGVLITADPRAHLHDLKTTPVVEEEVDRCVECGYCEPACPSRDLTMTPRQRIVLRREMRRAEANGDHALVTELQEQFRYAGVETCAVDGMCQTVCPVGIDTGDLVRRLRTESQPALAQAAGTAAARHWGAVTRVAATALTIADRLPAAVPRTATRWGRRVLGTDLVPEYSADLPAGGRPRQIADQPKAAGATPAAIYFSSCTTTMFGPASAAGAELGAAESFRRLCDRAGVPVAVPDGLPSLCCGTPWKSKGLSAGYREMSARVVTALRAATRDGAIPVVCDASSCTEGLGTLLAETGVTVVDSVVFTAEHLLPHLVVQQRMASLTLHPTCSSARLGIDAALRTVGAAIAETVVVPDDWGCCAFAGDRGMLHPEFTAAASSREAAEVRSRPTTGYASLNRTCEIGMSRAAGVPYRHVLEYLERATRDDG, encoded by the coding sequence GTGCTGCCGGACCTGGTCGACGCGGGTTTCGCCGCCATCGAGCTGCTGGACTCCACCAGCCTCCGGGTCGCCCAGCGCGACCCGAAAGCGACCGCCGACCTGCTGCGACTCGACGTCGACCGGCACGCCGCGCTCCTGGTGGAGTTTCAGGAGACCACCGCCGAGTCCCTGGCCGATCGGCTGGCCGGCGTGGTGGCTCTGCTCGACCGTCTGCCGCTGGTCACCCCGGCGGCGCTGAGCACCGACGCCACCCGCCGCGGCCAGTTGTGGCACATCCGGAAAGGCCTGTACACGCTGGTCGCCGAGGCCCGGCCGCCAGGCACCACCGCCCTGCTCGAGGACGTCGCGGTGCCGATCGACCGTCTCGACGCCACCTGCGCCGGCCTGTCGCGCCTGTTCACCGAGTTCGGCTACGACGACGGCGTCATCTTCGGTCACGCCAAGGACGGCAACATCCACTTCATGATCAACGAGCGGTTCACGTCGGTCGACCGTTACGCCAGGTTCACCGAGGAGCTGGTGGATCTGGTGCTCGGCCAGGGCGGCACCCTGAAAGCCGAACACGGCACCGGCCGGATGATGGCCCCGTTCGTGCGCCGTCAGTACGGCGACGAGCTGTACTCGATCATGCAGGACCTCAAGCAACTCGTCGATCCGCGCGGAATCCTCAACCCGGGTGTCCTGATCACCGCTGATCCCCGGGCTCACCTGCACGATCTCAAGACGACACCGGTGGTCGAGGAGGAGGTCGACAGGTGTGTCGAATGCGGGTACTGCGAACCCGCCTGCCCCAGCCGGGACCTGACGATGACGCCACGTCAGCGCATCGTGTTGCGGCGGGAGATGCGGCGCGCCGAGGCGAACGGTGACCATGCGCTGGTCACCGAGTTGCAGGAGCAGTTTCGGTATGCCGGTGTCGAGACGTGCGCGGTCGACGGCATGTGCCAGACGGTCTGCCCGGTGGGCATCGACACCGGCGACCTGGTCCGCCGACTGCGGACCGAGAGCCAGCCCGCCCTGGCGCAGGCCGCCGGTACGGCCGCTGCCCGCCACTGGGGAGCCGTCACCCGGGTCGCGGCGACCGCCCTGACCATCGCGGACCGCCTTCCGGCCGCGGTCCCCCGCACCGCGACCAGGTGGGGCAGGCGTGTCCTGGGCACGGACCTGGTTCCCGAATACTCGGCGGATCTGCCCGCCGGAGGCCGACCACGGCAGATCGCCGACCAGCCGAAAGCCGCCGGAGCGACGCCGGCCGCGATCTACTTCAGCAGCTGCACCACCACGATGTTCGGCCCCGCGAGTGCCGCGGGTGCCGAGCTTGGGGCCGCCGAGTCGTTCCGGCGGCTCTGTGACCGTGCCGGGGTCCCGGTAGCCGTCCCCGACGGCCTGCCGTCGCTGTGTTGCGGCACGCCGTGGAAGTCCAAGGGCCTGTCCGCCGGGTACCGCGAGATGTCAGCCCGGGTCGTCACGGCGTTACGGGCCGCGACCCGCGACGGCGCGATTCCCGTGGTCTGTGACGCGTCGTCGTGCACCGAGGGCCTCGGCACCCTACTCGCGGAGACCGGGGTGACGGTCGTCGACTCGGTGGTCTTCACCGCCGAGCACCTGCTCCCCCACCTGGTCGTCCAGCAGCGGATGGCGTCGCTGACACTGCATCCGACCTGTTCGTCGGCCCGGCTGGGGATCGATGCGGCGCTGCGGACCGTCGGCGCGGCCATCGCGGAGACGGTCGTCGTGCCGGACGACTGGGGGTGCTGCGCCTTCGCCGGGGACCGCGGCATGCTGCATCCGGAGTTCACCGCCGCCGCCAGCAGCCGCGAGGCAGCCGAGGTCCGGAGTCGCCCCACCACCGGTTACGCCTCACTGAACCGGACGTGTGAGATCGGCATGTCCCGCGCGGCCGGAGTGCCGTACCGGCACGTTCTCGAGTATCTCGAGCGGGCGACCCGCGACGACGGCTGA
- a CDS encoding TetR/AcrR family transcriptional regulator produces MPPTRSRGRLSRDVVVHAAIELLDEHGERGLTFKLLTEKLQTGAGAVYWHVANKDELVTMATDQVIGTALAGLSAEPGTDAETRIRALALAVYDTLDLHTWAAPHVTAVHTMPHTMLLLERIGGLLAETQLPAGRHFAVATAIFIYLTSVTAQDAGRASAAAPGTTRDDLLRQEAQQWAALDPQTFPFVTGIAADLGNHDDRDQFLTGLDLLLDGLRSQVSATSDPAKDQVILAEGDTSRPHDADLARADMTERRRQIAGR; encoded by the coding sequence ATGCCGCCAACCAGGAGCCGGGGCCGCCTCTCCCGGGACGTCGTCGTCCACGCCGCCATCGAACTGCTCGACGAGCACGGCGAACGCGGCCTGACCTTCAAACTGCTCACCGAGAAGCTCCAGACCGGAGCCGGCGCGGTGTACTGGCATGTGGCGAACAAGGACGAGCTGGTCACCATGGCCACCGATCAGGTGATCGGCACCGCTCTAGCCGGCCTGAGCGCCGAGCCCGGCACCGACGCGGAGACTCGAATCCGCGCGCTCGCGCTGGCCGTTTACGACACCCTGGACCTGCACACCTGGGCGGCCCCACACGTCACCGCGGTCCACACGATGCCCCACACGATGCTGCTGCTGGAGCGCATCGGCGGCCTGCTCGCCGAGACGCAGCTGCCCGCCGGCCGGCACTTCGCGGTAGCCACTGCGATCTTCATCTACCTCACCAGCGTCACCGCCCAGGACGCCGGCCGCGCGTCGGCCGCCGCCCCCGGCACCACCCGCGACGACCTGCTCCGGCAGGAGGCCCAACAATGGGCGGCCCTCGACCCACAGACGTTCCCGTTCGTGACCGGCATCGCCGCCGACCTGGGCAACCACGACGACCGCGACCAGTTCCTGACCGGCCTCGACCTACTACTGGACGGCCTCCGCTCCCAGGTGTCAGCAACCAGCGACCCGGCCAAGGATCAAGTGATCCTCGCGGAGGGCGACACCTCGCGACCCCACGACGCCGACCTCGCCCGAGCCGACATGACCGAGCGACGCCGTCAAATCGCCGGGCGGTAA